From Candidatus Edwardsbacteria bacterium RifOxyA12_full_54_48, a single genomic window includes:
- a CDS encoding DNA primase, whose protein sequence is MARIPEEIIDEVRQSNDVVEVLGQYLSLKKTGSTYKALCPFHQERTPSFVVTPVKQIWHCFGCGKGGNVISFLMEHDKVSFIEALRTLAKRANITLPTSDDYKEGAHDLLYQANEFAAKFFQERLASGIGTAAREYLKNRGISDQSIEFFRLGYAPNAWEDLIRAAGKGGLSLQLLKEAGLIIARDESNGYYDRFRHRIIFPIFSLSGRVIGFGGRSLEQNPQAKYLNSPETPIYHKGRGFYGFCQAKSPVQDAGKAILVEGNFDLIIPYQHGFRNILATSGTALSSDQAKLLSRYAKQAVLCYDPDAAGQNATDRAIPLLLEAGIDVKVAVLPHEMDPDLAIRREGEQAFAAIIETAITFIEFKVMRARLMSDLSQVADKSALVNNLLNLLALVSDPVRKNYYRKEIAESTGIEENFVIELIQKKDGLKPSFTSLGQEVNSENKYEKQILSILLRRPEKIVIILQELSEQKLTSEILTNLLKKLEAIYQDKGKIDGANIVLKFESNEEQTLLLDALADKETQDDSLDSAEVDDKSLFDCIDTMRQLKLKPRREAIMKELIKVKNTGDVILENKLLNEFRDLTPKRKILKTDENKQ, encoded by the coding sequence ATGGCGCGCATCCCCGAGGAAATAATCGACGAGGTCCGGCAGTCCAACGACGTGGTGGAGGTGCTGGGGCAGTATCTGTCGCTTAAGAAGACCGGCAGCACCTACAAGGCCCTGTGCCCCTTCCATCAGGAACGGACCCCCTCCTTCGTGGTGACCCCGGTCAAGCAGATCTGGCATTGCTTCGGCTGCGGCAAGGGCGGCAACGTCATTTCCTTTCTGATGGAGCATGACAAGGTCTCCTTCATCGAGGCCTTAAGGACCCTGGCCAAGCGGGCCAACATAACTTTGCCCACCTCCGACGACTATAAGGAAGGGGCCCACGACCTTTTATACCAGGCCAACGAGTTCGCCGCCAAATTCTTCCAGGAGCGACTGGCCTCCGGCATCGGGACCGCCGCCCGGGAATATCTCAAGAACCGCGGCATCAGCGACCAGTCCATAGAATTTTTCCGGCTGGGATACGCCCCCAACGCCTGGGAGGACCTGATCAGGGCGGCAGGCAAAGGGGGCTTAAGCCTGCAGCTGCTGAAGGAGGCCGGACTTATAATCGCCCGCGATGAGAGCAACGGATACTACGACCGGTTCCGGCACCGGATAATATTTCCCATATTCTCCCTGAGCGGCCGGGTGATCGGGTTTGGCGGGCGCAGCCTGGAGCAGAATCCCCAGGCCAAATACCTCAACTCTCCGGAGACGCCCATCTATCACAAGGGGCGGGGCTTCTACGGATTCTGCCAGGCCAAGAGCCCGGTGCAGGACGCCGGAAAGGCCATCCTGGTGGAGGGCAATTTCGACCTGATCATCCCCTACCAGCACGGTTTCAGGAACATTCTGGCCACCTCGGGGACGGCCTTAAGCAGCGACCAGGCCAAGCTGCTATCCCGCTACGCCAAGCAGGCGGTGTTATGCTACGATCCCGATGCCGCCGGCCAGAACGCCACCGACCGGGCCATCCCCCTGCTGCTGGAGGCCGGGATAGACGTCAAGGTGGCGGTGCTGCCTCATGAGATGGATCCGGACCTGGCCATCCGCCGGGAGGGGGAACAGGCCTTTGCCGCCATCATCGAAACGGCCATCACCTTCATCGAGTTCAAGGTGATGCGGGCCCGGCTGATGTCCGACCTGTCCCAGGTGGCCGACAAGAGCGCCCTGGTGAACAATCTTTTGAACCTGCTGGCCCTGGTGTCCGACCCGGTGAGGAAAAATTATTATAGAAAAGAAATTGCAGAATCTACCGGTATAGAAGAAAATTTTGTGATTGAGCTTATTCAAAAGAAAGATGGTCTAAAGCCATCCTTTACGAGCTTAGGACAAGAAGTCAATAGTGAAAATAAATATGAAAAACAAATACTCTCTATCTTATTACGAAGGCCTGAAAAAATCGTAATAATTTTACAAGAATTATCAGAACAAAAATTAACTTCAGAAATATTGACAAACCTTCTTAAAAAACTTGAGGCAATTTACCAAGATAAGGGAAAGATAGATGGTGCCAACATTGTTCTAAAATTTGAAAGCAACGAAGAGCAAACCCTTCTTTTAGATGCTCTGGCGGATAAAGAAACGCAAGATGATTCGCTAGATAGTGCAGAAGTGGATGATAAATCGTTGTTTGATTGTATAGATACAATGCGTCAGTTGAAACTTAAGCCCAGGCGAGAGGCTATAATGAAAGAATTGATAAAAGTAAAAAACACCGGGGATGTTATTTTGGAAAACAAACTATTAAATGAATTTAGGGATTTAACCCCAAAGCGAAAAATACTCAAAACAGACGAAAATAAGCAATAA
- a CDS encoding pathogenicity locus — MKDLKSIPGVGPSIAQDLHQLGIRKVSDLKGRDPERLYLQSCHQAGKQLDRCLLYVYRCAVQYASAGKHDPKLLKWWNWKDGIVDNKKRG; from the coding sequence ATTAAAGACTTAAAATCCATTCCCGGCGTAGGACCCAGCATCGCCCAGGACCTGCACCAGCTGGGGATCCGCAAAGTCTCCGACCTCAAGGGCCGGGACCCGGAGAGGCTGTACCTGCAGTCCTGCCACCAGGCCGGGAAGCAGCTTGACCGCTGCCTGCTCTACGTTTACCGCTGTGCGGTCCAGTACGCCTCGGCCGGGAAACACGATCCGAAACTTTTAAAATGGTGGAACTGGAAAGATGGGATTGTCGATAATAAAAAAAGAGGATAG